One Vidua chalybeata isolate OUT-0048 chromosome 22, bVidCha1 merged haplotype, whole genome shotgun sequence genomic region harbors:
- the FHAD1 gene encoding forkhead-associated domain-containing protein 1 isoform X5 has product MALGRRGIETESPLLNSASPTMPAFLKSPEGCFQLKSHTTTIGSHKGADIVLQAAGVADRHAALEFSTSNNSFILQDFNSPHGTFVNSCQVQNAAVRVRPGDILSFGSAGASFELVVDGAAQMSCPPKRRVGWSGQLQVVAEPKLWTPASPLCLPSLQGQLPPGSLGSGAPRAPGHVPHLVLPRRPASARDRSTASATSLHTSSRTPVLRPVSASFSGDGASSVGRAPSLGPHEVDLLLQEKQGEKLLEKEMGHLFGLETESKGKDVLIRDLQEEIAAMAKKLAQAAVRNEAELTQKLLTFNRELGAQTEEIKALREQINDLQKGSNQVFSHSLRERDLEIGRLRRESEKLKRDQALTAGLVSNMQRELTQKKQKIQQLQQETEKLNKENQEKDNQLAVVSAKCSRIKEETKRELGEQELISCRNRIEELEQDLEQLQGEIRRHESVQKQLAEKAKAEEELKAAWSQQAEQLQEMGRRERLLQSDVQQAGEQLESFKTRVMQVCCPSAAGSTGKAVTEQQVIEKVRQISDENQQSHEREKSLQKELSSRLAKEREVSANMEVFKNSLQKLQACLRRPCSSASLRGELGQLEVLCLDPSVSAIRTAVVDMARGPLSWLEGAEQLLDSAGMDLHTSSKGLLAALGNLLEKSQETAQRNQMLQEQLEKLQELQAELLQEHTKELEAKHEQDLQIKIQHIILEKDKESKQILESAVTEERDKCKKSVEEKEKKIQELESHLRSMAEATAKKAEEQELTEGKLREALHELKEITAQEAVLQQQNQQLRTVQEENELQRQKLQEEVAGYREQSKQHSLTILALEDRLLEATQQQKVLEEEKAALVEKMEGFQCDAHSSASGAWLKICPAMESHVCLRKLQEELAVVQGTLLEKKAVISRLSRELSETRTRMSDMRGELSEEQKVELEHSQRQLKHREWEVNQLRKKLSKMSSLVEEKDRALKAAAEELSQAQTHCQVLRDASQQTLENEEDAPRTPVQEPPSDLAELGAKCRGLRHEETIQRQKAGLAELRERVKMLEKRQCSGAVKSDSEPLVVRVKDLPEKIVQPRGLELEPASVLGGKLKAGKAPDHVPNGSSFRITNSTVSLEMAEETDLGEKMYLDVIGALGSLVEMKELSGMQPLQHLPQEKRAEVGLQRQKALELLYKKIRNLQVHLERKEEVLKDYEGSVEQLRQSQASLRRCQEEMSSLEDEAHREAEEKALLREALERMQLQLDQEKRLRQAAKRHKVRRQHPIPALCTQPAPPGGNHPQSGQSDHHKRLQVPGPQRSAAASRQHPLLKLEELQTPVAMTLHHV; this is encoded by the exons ATGGCATTGGGCAGGAGGGGCATTGAGACAGAATCACCACTGCTGAACTCAG CCTCGCCAACAATGCCGGCTTTCCTAAAGAGCCCGGAGGGGTGTTTCCAGTTGAAATCCCACACCACGACAATCGGGAGCCACAAAGGGGCCGACATCGTCCTGCAG gctgcaggagtAGCAGACCGTCATGCAGCCCTGGAATTCTCCACCTCAAACAACAGCTTCATCCTTCAAGACTTCAACTCCCCCCACGGCACCTTTGTCAACAGCTGCCAGGTCCAAAACGCGGCCGTCAGGGTGAGACCGGGGGACATCCTGAGCTTCGGCAGCGCGGGAGCGTCCTTCGAGCTGGTGGTGGATGGGGCTGCCCAG ATGTCCTGTCCCCCCAAGCGCCGCGTGGGGTGGAGTGGGCAGCTCCAGGTGGTTGCAGAACCCAAACTCTGGACTCCTGCATCtcctctgtgcctgccctcGCTGCAGGGGCAGCTTCCCCCTGGCTCCCTGGGCAGTGGGGCCCCCAGAGCCCCCGGCCACGTGCCCCATCTGGTGCTGCCAAGGCGACCTGCGAGTGCCCGGGATAGAagcacagccagtgccaccTCTCTGCACACGTCCAGCAGGACCCCTGTGCTGAGGCCAG TCTCAGCCAGCTTCTCAGGTGATGGTGCAAGCAGTGTGGGGAgagccccttccctggggcCTCATGAGGTGGATCtcctcctgcaggagaag CAGGGTGAGaagctcctggagaaggaaatgggTCACCTTTTTGGTTTGGAAACAGAGTCAAAGGGGAAGGATGTGCTGATAAGAGACCTACAGGAAGAGATCGCAGCCATGGCAAAGAAACTGGcccaggcagcagtgaggaACGAGGCTGAGCTGACCCAGAAGCTGCTCACCTTCAACCGAGAGCTGGGAGCCCAAACAGAGGAGATCAAAGCCCTGAGGGAACAG ATCAATGACCTGCAGAAAGGCTCAAACCAAGTTTTCAGCCATTCCCTCCGTGAAAGAGACCTGGAGATCGGGAGGCTGCGGAGAGAAAGTGAGAAGTTGAAGAGGGACCAGGCTTTGACTGCAG GTCTGGTGAGCAACATGCAAAGAGAACTCACgcaaaagaagcagaaaatccagcagctccagcaagaGACTGAAAAACTGAATAAGGAAAATCAAGAGAAGGACAATCAGCTGGCTGTGGTTTCAGCCAAG TGCTCAAGaattaaagaagaaacaaagcgTGAACTCGGAGAGCAAGAACTCATCTCCTGCAGAAAT CGCATcgaggagctggagcaggacctggagcagctgcagggagagatcCGGAGGCATGAGAGTGTCCAAAAGCAACTGGCTGAGAAAGCCAAG gcagaggaagagctgAAGGCAGCCTGgtcccagcaggcagagcagctgcaggagatggGGCGCAGGGAACGCCTGCTGCAATCTGACGTGCAGCAAGCTGGGGAGCAG ctggagtcCTTCAAGACCCGAGTGATGCAAGTCTGTTGTCCatcagcagctggcagcacagggaaagcTGTAACAGAGCAGCAG GTGATAGAGAAGGTCAGGCAGATCTCTGATGAGAACCAACAAAGTcatgaaagagagaagagtCTGCAGAAGGAATTAAGCTCCAGGCTCGCAAAGGAGAGGGAGGTGTCTGCAAAcatggaggtgttcaagaaCTCCCTGCAGAAGCTCCAG GCTTGCCTGAGGAggccctgcagcagtgccagcctgcgaggggagctggggcagctggaggtGTTGTGCCTGGACCCCTCTGTCTCAGCCATCAGGACAGCAGTGGTGGACATGGCACGTGgtcccctgtcctggctggagggtgcagagcagctcctggacaGTGCGGGGATGGACCTGCACACCTCTAGCAAAG GGCTGTTGGCTGCTCTCGGGAACTTGTTGGAAAAGAGTCAGGAGACAGCACAGAGGAATCAGATGTTGCAg GAGCAATTAGagaagctccaggagctgcaggcagagctgctgcaggagcacacaAAGGAGCTGGAAGCAAAACATGAGCAAGACTTACAGATAAAAATCCAGCACATTATCCTGGAAAAGGACAAGGAGAGCAAACAG ATTCTGGAAAGCGCTGTCACTGAGGAGAGGGACAAATGCAAGAAGTCTgtggaggaaaaagagaagaagatcCAAGAGTTGGAAAGCCACCTAAGGAGCATGGCTGAG GCAACAGCAAagaaggcagaggagcaggagctgacagAGGGAAAACTGAGAGAGGCTTTGCACGAGCTGAAGGAAATCACTGCACAAGAG GCGGTGTTACAGCAGCAGAACCAACAGCTCAGGACTGTCCAGGAGGAAAACGAGCTACAGAGGCAGAAACTGCAAGAAGAGGTAGCAGGATATAGGGAGCAAAGCAAGCAGCATTCCCTGACCATCTTGGCTTTAGAGGACAGGCTGCTAGAGGCCACTCAGCAGCagaaggtgctggaggaggaaaaggcagcacTCGTGGAAAAAATGGAAG GATTTCAGTGTGATGCCCACAGCTCAGCATCAGGAGCTTGGCTGAAGATTTGTCCTGCCATGGAGTCTCACGTTTGTCTGAG AaaactgcaggaggagctggcagtggtGCAGggcacactcctggaaaagaaGGCAGTCATCAGCAGGCTCAGCAGGGAGCTGTCAGAAACCAGAACCAGGATGTCAGACATGAGAG GGGAGCTGAGTGAAGAGCAGAAGGtggagctggagcacagccagaGGCAGCTGAAACACCGGGAGTGGGAAGTGAACCAGCTCAGAAAGAAGCTATCCAAGATGTCCAGCCTTGTGGAGGAGAAGGATCGGGccctgaaagcagcagctgaagaattAAG TCAAGCCCAAACGCACTGCCAGGTGCTGAGGGATGCTTCCCAACAAACACTGGAGAACGAAGAGGATGCTCCCAGGACACCAGTGCAG GAGCCACCATCAGACTTGGCTGAGCTCGGTGCAAAATGCCGAGGCCTCAGGCACGAGGAAACGATCCAGCGCCAAAAAGCAGGTTTGGCCGAGCTCCGGGAGAGAGTAAAGATGCTGGAGAAGAGACAGTGCTCAG GTGCTGTGAAGAGCGATTCAGAGCCACTGGTGGTCCGGGTGAAAGACTTACCAGAGAAAATAGTCCAACCAAGAGGTCTTGAGCTGGAACCTGCTTCTGTGTTGGGAGGAAAACTGAAGGCTGGCAAG GCTCCTGACCATGTTCCTAATGGGAGCTCGTTCAGGATCACCAACAGCACAGTGAGCTTGGAAATGGCTGAGGAAACAGATTTGGGTGAGAAGATG TACCTTGATGTAATCGGTGCTCTGGGAAGCCTGGTGGAGATGAAGGAGCTGTCAGGAAtgcagcctctgcagcaccTTCCTCAGGAGAAAAGGGCAGAAGTGGGACTGCAGAGACAGAAGGCTCTGGAGCTGTTGTACAAGAAGATCAGGAACCTCCAGGTTCacctggaaaggaaagaagaagtgCTAAAAGATTATGAGGGAAGTGTGGAGCAGCTCAG GCAGAGCCAAGCTTCCCTGCGAAGGTGCCAGGAGGAGATGTCCAGCCTGGAAGATGaagcccacagggaggcagaagagaaggctctgctGCGAGAGGCTCTGGAGAGgatgcagctccagctggaccAGGAGAAGAGGCTGCGGCAAGCAGCCAAACGGCACAAGGTGAGAAGGCAACACCCAATTCCTGCTCTTTGTACACAGCCAGCTCCACCTGGTGGGAACCATCCACAGAGTGGTCAGTCGGACCATCACAAGAGGCTGCAGGTTCCGGGCCCCCAGCGCTCAGCCGCAGCATCGCGGCAGCATCCCTTGCTGAAGttggaggagctgcagacacCTGTAGCAATGACTTTGCACCATGTATGA